In Candidatus Cohnella colombiensis, one DNA window encodes the following:
- a CDS encoding NCS2 family permease has translation MDRFFKLKELGTNVRTEIMAGLTTFMTMAYILAVNPLILGGAGLDPYGVFLATALAAGIFTIAMGLFVNFPVAVAPGMGLNAFFATTIITSAATDHPISPSMGLAAVFISGIIFFILTVTQVRQLLIVAIPDGLKHAITVGIGLFIAIIGLKTSGVLKIGIEGWVTSNGNFQDLGGADTVIHMGNLADPSVWLTVVGLAIIAILMVMKVRGAILYGILIITLIGLIPGVDLVSLDGLKDKDWVPQFDKLNFWDFDFGDLLTTGLLTAIATFTFVELFDTFGTLVGTATRAGFFKDKEKGKKLVGKAMFVDAVAVSGGAMLGTSTVTAYVESSAGIAQGGRSGLTAVTTGAAFLLALFLAPIALLVPTPATSAALIIVGVLMIQSIREIDFSDLVIGIPAFLTIALMPFTYNIANGISFGIVSYVLLAFVAGLKGEKTHKIHWLMWVLFFVVIARYVFVGSQG, from the coding sequence ATGGACCGTTTCTTTAAGCTGAAAGAACTAGGAACGAACGTACGCACAGAGATCATGGCAGGTTTAACAACGTTTATGACCATGGCGTACATACTAGCAGTCAACCCGCTTATTCTAGGGGGAGCAGGACTTGATCCTTATGGGGTCTTCCTAGCAACAGCACTTGCTGCAGGTATCTTTACAATTGCAATGGGACTATTCGTTAATTTCCCTGTTGCGGTAGCGCCTGGTATGGGACTCAACGCATTTTTCGCAACGACGATAATTACATCTGCAGCAACTGATCATCCGATTTCACCATCGATGGGACTCGCGGCAGTATTTATTTCAGGGATTATCTTCTTTATTCTTACCGTTACTCAAGTTCGTCAATTGCTAATTGTTGCTATCCCTGATGGCTTGAAACATGCGATTACGGTAGGGATTGGTCTTTTTATCGCAATTATTGGTTTGAAAACAAGTGGCGTGTTGAAGATCGGGATCGAAGGATGGGTAACTTCCAACGGTAATTTCCAAGATCTCGGTGGAGCTGACACTGTAATTCACATGGGTAACTTGGCGGATCCAAGCGTATGGCTGACGGTTGTTGGTCTTGCGATCATTGCTATCCTGATGGTAATGAAGGTTCGTGGGGCAATCCTCTACGGAATTCTCATCATTACATTGATTGGTTTGATTCCAGGGGTTGATCTTGTTAGCCTTGATGGCTTGAAAGACAAAGACTGGGTTCCACAGTTCGATAAATTGAACTTCTGGGACTTCGACTTCGGTGATTTGCTAACGACCGGTCTACTGACAGCAATCGCAACGTTCACATTCGTTGAATTGTTCGATACGTTCGGTACACTCGTAGGTACAGCGACCCGTGCAGGCTTCTTCAAGGATAAAGAAAAAGGCAAGAAGCTTGTTGGTAAAGCAATGTTCGTAGATGCTGTTGCAGTAAGCGGTGGCGCTATGCTCGGTACGAGTACAGTAACTGCTTATGTGGAAAGTAGCGCAGGGATTGCACAAGGTGGTCGTTCAGGTTTGACGGCAGTAACAACGGGTGCAGCATTCTTGCTCGCATTGTTCCTTGCGCCGATCGCCTTGCTTGTTCCAACACCAGCAACAAGTGCAGCACTTATTATCGTTGGTGTGCTCATGATTCAATCGATAAGAGAAATCGACTTCTCCGATCTGGTGATCGGGATTCCAGCATTCTTGACGATTGCATTGATGCCGTTTACTTACAACATCGCAAATGGTATTTCCTTCGGAATCGTTTCGTACGTACTGCTTGCTTTCGTAGCAGGTTTGAAGGGCGAGAAGACGCACAAGATTCACTGGCTCATGTGGGTATTGTTCTTTGTTGTCATCGCACGTTACGTATTTGTTGGTTCTCAAGGTTAA
- the guaA gene encoding glutamine-hydrolyzing GMP synthase: protein MIVVLDFGGQYNQLIARRIRDLGVYSELLPYNTTADKLRELAPKGIVFSGGPASVYADGAPQVDPEIYKLGVPILGICYGMQLITHQQGGKVEPASKREYGKSDVDFVADSALVQGLDARQTVWMSHGDHVTELPVGFRVDASTEHAPVAAMSDVSRQIYAVQFHPEVRHSVQGNDMIRNFLYEICGSKGDWSMESFIEDTVNEIRQEVGDKKVLCALSGGVDSSVVAALIHRAIGDQLTCMFIDHGLLRKDEGEGVMETFVGKFEMNVVKIDAKERFLGKLSGVSDPEQKRKIIGTEFIRVFEEESARFDDFTFLAQGTLYTDIVESGTATAQTIKSHHNVGGLPEDMKFKLIEPLKALFKDEVRKVGEECGLPEAIVWRQPFPGPGLAIRVLGEVTEEKLEIVRESDAILREEIAKAGLDREIWQYFTALPNMKSVGVMGDGRTYDYTVGIRAVTSIDGMTADWARIPWDVLEKISNRIVNEVKHVNRIVYDVTSKPPATIEWE, encoded by the coding sequence ATGATTGTCGTACTCGATTTCGGAGGTCAATACAACCAATTGATCGCTCGCCGAATTCGTGATCTTGGCGTGTACAGTGAACTACTTCCTTACAACACAACAGCGGACAAGCTACGTGAGCTTGCTCCTAAAGGGATCGTTTTTTCCGGTGGACCTGCAAGTGTATACGCGGATGGGGCACCACAGGTAGATCCGGAAATTTATAAGCTCGGCGTACCGATTCTCGGAATCTGCTACGGCATGCAACTCATCACTCACCAGCAAGGTGGTAAGGTTGAGCCTGCAAGCAAGCGCGAATACGGCAAGTCTGATGTGGATTTTGTCGCAGATAGTGCACTTGTTCAAGGTCTCGATGCGCGTCAAACGGTATGGATGAGTCATGGCGACCATGTTACTGAATTACCCGTTGGGTTCCGCGTCGATGCAAGCACAGAGCATGCGCCTGTTGCTGCGATGAGCGATGTGAGCAGACAGATTTATGCTGTACAATTCCACCCAGAGGTTCGTCACTCTGTGCAAGGTAACGATATGATCCGCAACTTCCTTTATGAAATTTGCGGTAGCAAGGGCGACTGGAGTATGGAGTCGTTCATTGAAGATACAGTAAACGAAATTCGTCAAGAAGTCGGCGACAAGAAAGTGTTGTGTGCACTGTCCGGTGGAGTAGACTCTTCTGTTGTTGCTGCGCTTATTCACCGCGCAATCGGCGATCAGCTTACTTGCATGTTCATTGATCATGGCTTGCTGCGTAAGGACGAAGGCGAAGGCGTTATGGAAACATTCGTTGGCAAATTTGAAATGAATGTCGTGAAGATCGATGCGAAGGAACGTTTTCTGGGTAAGCTGAGCGGTGTATCTGATCCCGAGCAAAAGCGTAAAATTATCGGTACAGAGTTCATTCGTGTATTTGAAGAGGAATCTGCGAGGTTTGATGACTTCACATTCCTCGCGCAAGGTACGCTATATACGGATATTGTAGAGAGCGGTACTGCAACTGCGCAGACGATTAAGTCTCACCATAACGTTGGTGGCTTACCTGAAGATATGAAGTTTAAGCTGATTGAGCCTTTGAAGGCGCTATTCAAAGATGAAGTGCGCAAAGTTGGTGAGGAGTGCGGTCTTCCAGAAGCGATCGTATGGCGCCAACCGTTCCCTGGTCCTGGTCTAGCGATTCGTGTGTTGGGAGAAGTAACTGAAGAGAAGCTTGAAATTGTGCGCGAATCCGATGCTATTCTTCGTGAGGAAATTGCTAAAGCGGGTCTTGATCGTGAAATTTGGCAATATTTCACTGCGTTGCCGAACATGAAGAGCGTTGGCGTAATGGGTGATGGACGCACATACGACTACACAGTTGGTATTCGCGCCGTAACATCCATCGACGGCATGACTGCAGACTGGGCACGTATTCCGTGGGATGTACTTGAGAAAATTTCAAATCGCATCGTCAACGAAGTAAAGCATGTTAACCGAATCGTTTACGACGTAACGTCTAAACCGCCTGCCACGATTGAGTGGGAATAA
- the bcp gene encoding thioredoxin-dependent thiol peroxidase: MSQLQIGKKVPDFKLLASNGETVKLSDFRDKKVILYFYPKDLTTACTQQACDFRDANETITIQDTVILGISTDDLKQHNKFIEKYELPFILLSDPNHKVCEKFGVWQEKKLYGHVFMGIVRSTFLIDEKGKLLKEWRNIKVKGHVEKVVEELSVSKKRRTSRTNKPVLP, translated from the coding sequence ATGTCACAACTGCAAATCGGAAAGAAAGTCCCGGATTTTAAGCTACTAGCATCGAATGGAGAAACGGTGAAGTTGAGTGATTTTCGCGATAAAAAGGTCATCCTCTACTTCTATCCCAAGGATCTGACGACGGCGTGCACGCAGCAGGCATGTGACTTTAGAGATGCGAACGAAACAATCACAATTCAAGATACCGTCATACTAGGAATTAGTACAGATGATCTTAAACAGCATAATAAATTCATCGAGAAGTACGAGCTACCCTTCATCCTCTTATCTGACCCCAATCATAAAGTGTGCGAGAAGTTTGGCGTGTGGCAGGAGAAGAAGCTGTATGGCCATGTATTTATGGGTATCGTTCGCTCGACGTTTCTCATCGACGAGAAAGGTAAGCTGCTTAAGGAATGGCGCAATATCAAGGTAAAGGGACATGTGGAAAAAGTAGTCGAGGAGCTAAGCGTTAGCAAAAAACGACGTACTTCACGCACCAACAAACCGGTGTTGCCTTGA
- a CDS encoding Uma2 family endonuclease: MSGNQDDKNRIKEQSVTYEVYAAMPEDGYRYEIFDGELEMMSPGPSVVHQGIVGKLQFILRNTCHSEYTILIAPLDVILSPTNVVQPDLLMIHNTRLNLVTMRGVEGAPDLVVEIISPGSRSRDKVKKLRIYVQHGIPEYWIIDSESRVLEQYLLAGDHYELGNLFEGDDPVISDKLPCVSFIISDLFKDTVVQKLLSSN, translated from the coding sequence ATGTCTGGAAATCAGGACGATAAGAACCGCATTAAGGAGCAATCAGTGACCTATGAGGTTTATGCGGCGATGCCTGAAGATGGATATCGGTACGAAATTTTCGACGGTGAACTGGAGATGATGTCTCCAGGTCCATCAGTGGTTCATCAAGGAATCGTTGGGAAACTGCAGTTCATTCTAAGAAATACCTGCCATTCTGAATATACGATACTTATTGCACCACTGGATGTGATTTTAAGCCCGACAAATGTCGTTCAACCCGATCTCCTCATGATTCATAACACAAGGCTCAATCTCGTGACGATGCGTGGAGTTGAAGGTGCCCCTGATCTTGTTGTCGAGATTATTTCGCCAGGATCGCGTAGCAGGGACAAGGTCAAGAAATTGAGAATTTACGTACAGCATGGGATTCCAGAATATTGGATCATCGATTCGGAATCACGAGTTCTCGAACAGTATCTGTTAGCAGGTGATCACTATGAGCTAGGCAATTTGTTCGAAGGTGACGATCCAGTGATCTCGGATAAGCTCCCTTGTGTATCGTTCATCATTAGCGATCTCTTCAAGGATACTGTTGTTCAGAAGCTTCTTTCATCGAATTAA
- the uvsE gene encoding UV DNA damage repair endonuclease UvsE, whose amino-acid sequence MIVRFGFVAMSTLLQNASPSRTMTMKSFSKLEDRDAGLRRLEQLAEENLNTTLRLLKHCFYMDVKVYRITSKLIPLLTHEAMSDWNPYPTLAPAFESIGSYAKEHRMRVSFHPDHFTVLSTPREEVFRNSVKDLDHHVRMLEAMGLDDRATCNIHVGGSYGDKETSAERFIRQYQTIEDRITNRITLENDDKTFTVLETLEISEAVGAPMVLDIHHHAVNPGNESEVALWPRILRTWERAGWNYRNGVEIGDAEWLPPKLHVSSPRSLTDPRSHADLVDPEPLLRFMYEIAGSTPAIDFMIEAKYKDGALTQLMSDLRDIEKSGAPIRVIDGGSVEVLG is encoded by the coding sequence ATGATTGTTCGGTTCGGATTCGTGGCGATGTCCACTTTGTTACAGAATGCTTCTCCATCGCGGACGATGACGATGAAGAGCTTCTCTAAGCTAGAAGATCGTGATGCGGGACTGCGTAGATTAGAGCAGTTAGCGGAAGAAAACTTGAATACGACTTTAAGACTGCTTAAACATTGTTTCTATATGGATGTGAAAGTGTACAGAATAACTTCTAAGCTCATTCCACTGCTTACACATGAAGCGATGTCTGATTGGAATCCTTATCCGACGCTCGCGCCTGCATTTGAGTCGATCGGTTCGTACGCTAAGGAGCATAGGATGCGGGTTTCTTTTCACCCGGATCATTTTACTGTGCTTAGTACACCGAGAGAGGAAGTGTTCCGCAATTCGGTTAAAGATCTAGACCATCATGTGCGTATGCTAGAGGCGATGGGTCTAGATGATCGCGCGACCTGTAACATTCATGTTGGTGGGAGCTATGGCGATAAGGAAACATCGGCTGAGCGGTTTATTCGACAATATCAGACGATCGAAGATCGGATCACTAACCGAATCACACTCGAAAATGACGACAAAACGTTCACTGTGCTTGAAACACTGGAAATCAGCGAGGCCGTCGGTGCGCCAATGGTGCTCGATATTCACCACCATGCGGTTAATCCAGGCAATGAGTCGGAGGTGGCATTATGGCCACGCATCTTGCGGACGTGGGAGAGGGCAGGGTGGAATTATCGTAATGGCGTAGAGATAGGGGATGCGGAATGGTTGCCACCAAAGCTACATGTATCTAGTCCGAGAAGCTTGACTGATCCGCGTAGTCACGCCGACCTCGTCGATCCAGAACCTTTGCTGCGCTTTATGTATGAGATAGCTGGGTCGACCCCCGCAATCGACTTCATGATCGAAGCTAAGTACAAGGACGGCGCTTTAACGCAGCTTATGTCCGATCTGCGTGATATCGAGAAGTCTGGCGCTCCCATCCGCGTCATCGACGGGGGTAGTGTGGAGGTTCTGGGGTAA
- a CDS encoding ABC-2 family transporter protein produces the protein MKFTLSLFREYIANYIKTKLTYRADFWVEVMSDLLFSAMNLIFIFVVFQHTDSLGDWSQAEVVFVYGYFMVPFGVFSTFFNLWNFSERYIVKGEMDRVLTRPAHSLTQIMLENVDPPSMIGALVGVAIMGSAWATLGMPFDWYDPLVLLVMVIGSVLIYAGLYTILAAISFYSDAPTGIVPLMFNIQNYGRYPIQIYNKGIRFLLTWLLPFAFVGVYPASFFLDRHHDLTMAWLTPVVGIIVAGIGLIVWNRGVRRYRGAGS, from the coding sequence ATGAAATTTACGTTATCGCTTTTCCGTGAATATATCGCTAACTATATTAAGACTAAGCTTACCTATCGCGCTGATTTTTGGGTCGAAGTGATGTCGGATTTATTGTTCTCTGCGATGAATCTCATCTTCATCTTCGTCGTATTCCAGCACACGGATTCGCTTGGCGATTGGAGTCAGGCGGAGGTCGTATTCGTATATGGTTATTTCATGGTTCCATTCGGTGTGTTCAGTACATTTTTCAATCTATGGAACTTTAGTGAACGTTACATTGTGAAGGGGGAAATGGACCGAGTACTCACTCGCCCCGCACACTCTTTGACCCAAATTATGCTCGAAAATGTCGACCCGCCCTCGATGATCGGCGCGTTGGTTGGTGTTGCGATCATGGGCTCTGCATGGGCAACGCTAGGAATGCCGTTCGACTGGTATGATCCTCTCGTATTGCTTGTAATGGTAATTGGTTCGGTTCTTATCTATGCGGGCTTGTACACGATTCTCGCGGCCATTTCGTTTTACTCGGATGCACCGACGGGCATCGTACCGCTCATGTTCAACATTCAAAACTATGGACGTTATCCGATACAAATTTATAACAAAGGGATTCGCTTTTTGCTGACGTGGTTATTGCCATTTGCGTTCGTTGGCGTATACCCTGCGTCATTCTTTCTTGATCGTCATCACGATTTGACGATGGCATGGCTTACACCGGTTGTTGGAATTATCGTTGCAGGGATAGGACTGATCGTTTGGAACCGGGGAGTACGTCGTTATCGTGGTGCGGGGAGCTAA
- a CDS encoding ABC-2 family transporter protein, whose protein sequence is MVSAYLELIRMRFLMMLAYRVNYYSGIIIYAINIGAYYFMWKAIYGDAETLSGFTVLQMTTYVAISWMARAFYFNNLDREISNDIRDGSLAVQMTRPYNYLIVKMMQGFGEGLFRLFLFMAPGMVVVALIFPITFPTEPERWIVFFIMIWFSFLINSQLNLMTGLFAFFVENNEGLMRMKRVTVDLLSGVVIPLAFFPLWAKSVLEWLPFQAITYLPSSVFTGRLNGVEVWQALLVQVIWVIVLIIPIQLMWRSARRRLFVQGG, encoded by the coding sequence GTGGTTAGTGCGTATTTGGAACTCATTCGGATGCGTTTTTTAATGATGCTTGCATATCGAGTCAATTATTATAGCGGAATTATCATTTATGCGATCAATATCGGTGCGTATTATTTTATGTGGAAGGCGATATACGGTGATGCAGAGACGTTGTCTGGGTTCACCGTCCTGCAGATGACTACTTATGTGGCGATTTCTTGGATGGCACGTGCGTTCTACTTCAACAATCTAGATCGAGAAATTTCCAATGATATTCGTGATGGCAGTCTCGCTGTGCAGATGACGCGTCCTTACAACTACTTAATTGTGAAAATGATGCAAGGCTTCGGTGAAGGCTTGTTCCGACTCTTTCTTTTTATGGCACCAGGGATGGTCGTAGTTGCACTAATCTTTCCGATTACATTCCCGACAGAGCCAGAGCGCTGGATCGTATTCTTCATCATGATCTGGTTCAGCTTTCTTATCAATTCTCAGCTTAATCTGATGACAGGGCTGTTTGCTTTCTTCGTTGAAAATAATGAGGGCCTGATGCGGATGAAGAGAGTAACCGTTGATTTGCTGTCAGGGGTTGTCATACCGCTTGCATTCTTTCCACTTTGGGCGAAATCAGTGCTTGAATGGTTGCCTTTTCAGGCGATCACCTACTTACCAAGTTCAGTGTTCACTGGACGCTTGAATGGGGTAGAAGTGTGGCAGGCTTTGCTCGTTCAAGTCATATGGGTCATCGTGCTCATCATACCGATTCAATTGATGTGGCGGTCTGCGCGAAGACGGCTATTCGTGCAAGGGGGCTGA
- a CDS encoding ATP-binding cassette domain-containing protein, which produces MLAIDVQQLRKQFKVQKNREGVSGALKDLFKREHTEVVAVKDISFQIPQGEICGYIGENGAGKSTTIKMLTGILVPTSGKLIVNGYVPHKDRETFVRGIGVVFGQRSQLWWDIGVIESFRLLRKVYRVSEADFRRRLDELVETLHLQELLNRPVRKLSLGQRMRCELVAALLHNPSIVFLDEPTIGLDIVVKSEIREFLKRMNREYGTTILLTTHDLQDIEALCSRVIMLDDGRIIYDGGLEELKAQWGKGREVMLQFSESVSLLELTVLTSGLDVRWSMDNELTAKVWIPRELNVSEVLSRVVGASLDISDIKISETNTDEIVREIYQSGSAEAPKQAEQQAEAGAATRG; this is translated from the coding sequence ATGTTAGCCATTGATGTGCAACAGTTGCGAAAGCAATTCAAAGTTCAAAAAAACCGTGAAGGTGTGTCAGGTGCTCTCAAAGATCTGTTCAAGCGTGAACATACCGAGGTTGTAGCGGTTAAGGATATTAGCTTTCAAATTCCGCAGGGCGAAATCTGTGGTTACATCGGTGAAAATGGAGCCGGAAAATCTACGACTATCAAAATGTTAACCGGAATCCTCGTCCCGACTTCAGGAAAGCTGATCGTTAATGGTTATGTACCCCATAAGGATCGTGAAACTTTTGTACGAGGTATAGGAGTTGTATTCGGTCAGCGGAGCCAGCTATGGTGGGACATTGGGGTTATTGAATCGTTCCGGTTGCTACGCAAAGTGTACAGAGTGAGCGAGGCGGATTTTCGCAGACGGTTAGACGAACTAGTGGAGACGCTTCATCTTCAAGAATTACTTAATCGTCCAGTTCGCAAATTGAGCCTAGGTCAGCGGATGCGTTGTGAGTTGGTCGCAGCATTGCTCCACAATCCGTCCATCGTGTTTTTGGATGAGCCGACGATTGGCCTTGATATTGTCGTAAAGTCGGAAATCCGAGAATTTCTAAAACGGATGAACCGCGAATATGGAACGACGATTTTGCTGACAACCCATGATCTTCAAGATATCGAAGCACTCTGTTCTCGCGTTATTATGCTAGATGATGGACGAATCATATACGATGGTGGGTTGGAGGAGCTGAAAGCACAGTGGGGTAAAGGGCGAGAGGTAATGCTGCAATTTTCAGAATCGGTGTCGTTGCTTGAGCTTACTGTTCTCACATCGGGGCTTGATGTTCGGTGGTCGATGGACAATGAGTTAACTGCCAAGGTGTGGATTCCGCGCGAGTTGAATGTGTCGGAGGTGTTGTCACGCGTCGTTGGCGCCTCGTTAGACATAAGCGATATTAAGATCAGTGAGACGAACACGGATGAAATCGTCCGTGAAATTTACCAATCCGGCAGTGCCGAAGCGCCTAAGCAAGCTGAACAACAGGCTGAAGCGGGGGCGGCAACACGTGGTTAG
- a CDS encoding LCP family protein yields MNKKLKWTIYGFISVIVLVLIVAGVRVYQLEQNLAKAQKPKEESRFAKFEEKAEYVPPEWTGTERVNILLMGGDERGLTTNEVARSDSMIVASIDPTAKTIHVMSVLRDTWVEIPGYRDNRANTALSLGGPNLAMKTIGNMLGLDIQYYMYVDFQGFIKLVDAIGGIDFYVEKNMHYTDAADGHKYDIDLKEGQQHLDGTKALQYVRFRHDKLSDFTRTGRQRDFLKAIADKMQTVWNLYRLPDIIDEVVPYLETNMSTGDMLKLGTLGYKSHQAGSAQMPPNELLADKTINGSSVLAIRDKAALKVFVQQTLAKDTSKVTETGGDKTSDTK; encoded by the coding sequence ATGAATAAAAAGCTTAAATGGACAATTTACGGTTTTATTAGCGTCATCGTGCTCGTCCTCATTGTAGCAGGCGTGCGTGTATATCAACTAGAGCAAAATTTAGCTAAAGCTCAAAAACCAAAAGAAGAGTCTCGCTTCGCCAAGTTTGAAGAAAAGGCTGAGTATGTCCCGCCAGAGTGGACAGGCACAGAGCGAGTCAACATTTTACTCATGGGTGGAGATGAGCGGGGTCTTACTACAAACGAAGTTGCACGTTCTGACTCGATGATCGTTGCTTCCATTGATCCGACAGCCAAAACGATCCACGTCATGTCCGTCTTGCGAGATACTTGGGTCGAAATTCCAGGTTATCGCGACAATCGTGCGAATACTGCACTCTCGCTTGGTGGGCCGAACCTCGCTATGAAGACGATCGGCAACATGCTCGGGCTCGACATCCAATACTACATGTACGTCGACTTCCAAGGCTTTATTAAGCTTGTGGATGCAATCGGTGGCATTGATTTCTATGTTGAGAAGAACATGCACTATACGGATGCTGCAGACGGACACAAGTACGACATCGACCTGAAAGAAGGGCAACAGCATCTCGATGGCACAAAGGCATTGCAATATGTCCGTTTCCGGCATGACAAGCTATCTGATTTCACACGTACAGGGCGCCAACGTGATTTTCTAAAAGCGATTGCAGATAAAATGCAAACCGTGTGGAATCTCTATCGTCTACCTGACATTATTGACGAGGTCGTTCCTTACTTGGAGACGAATATGTCAACAGGCGATATGTTAAAGCTTGGAACACTCGGCTATAAATCGCATCAAGCAGGTTCTGCACAGATGCCTCCCAATGAACTGCTCGCAGACAAGACGATCAACGGCTCCTCTGTTCTTGCTATTCGGGACAAAGCGGCTCTAAAGGTGTTCGTACAACAAACATTAGCTAAAGATACGAGCAAAGTTACAGAAACTGGAGGAGACAAAACAAGTGACACAAAATGA
- a CDS encoding glutamate-1-semialdehyde 2,1-aminomutase yields MTQNERILSAQLYEEAQRHIVGGVNSPSRSFKAVGGGAPVFMERGAGAYFWDVDGNRYIDYLQAFGPIIAGHAHPHITKAIIRAAQNGTLLGTATEHEIRLAEMLKAAIPSLDKVRFVNSGTEAVMTTIRVARAYTGRNKIIKFAGCYHGHSDLVLVAAGSGPSTLGIPDSAGVPDSIANEVITVPYNDLESLKQALARWSNEVAAVMVEPIVGNFGMVMPKPGFLEGLCKLTREAGALVIYDEVITAFRFHYGTTQTFAAFPDQEAIRPDLTALGKIIGGGLPIGAYGGRIEVMEKVAPLGPAYQAGTMAGNPASILAGIACLEVLQAPGVYEEMERLAIRLVDGLQASANRNGVPLTINRIAGAFSTHFCNHPVTNYDESQNTDGEQFARFFRLMLDQGIYLAPSKYEAWFLTTEHSDADIDVTLAAAEIAFSNF; encoded by the coding sequence GTGACACAAAATGAACGAATTCTATCCGCGCAGTTATATGAAGAAGCTCAGCGGCATATCGTTGGCGGGGTGAACAGCCCTTCTCGTTCCTTCAAGGCTGTAGGCGGCGGTGCTCCGGTGTTCATGGAACGTGGAGCAGGCGCGTATTTTTGGGACGTAGATGGCAATCGCTACATCGACTATTTGCAAGCCTTCGGCCCCATTATTGCAGGACATGCACATCCCCATATAACCAAGGCAATCATCCGCGCTGCGCAAAATGGGACATTGCTAGGGACAGCTACTGAGCATGAAATTAGATTGGCTGAAATGTTGAAGGCAGCCATTCCTTCACTTGATAAAGTGCGGTTCGTCAATTCCGGCACGGAAGCGGTCATGACGACAATTCGTGTCGCAAGAGCTTACACCGGACGCAATAAAATTATTAAATTCGCTGGATGCTACCACGGACATTCCGATCTCGTGCTCGTTGCTGCAGGCTCAGGTCCCTCAACGCTCGGTATACCAGATAGCGCAGGCGTACCTGACAGTATTGCGAATGAAGTTATTACAGTTCCTTACAACGATTTAGAGAGCTTGAAGCAGGCATTAGCACGATGGAGCAATGAAGTTGCAGCTGTAATGGTTGAGCCGATCGTCGGCAACTTCGGCATGGTCATGCCTAAGCCTGGATTTCTTGAAGGACTCTGCAAGCTTACTCGCGAGGCAGGGGCACTCGTTATCTACGACGAAGTAATTACCGCATTTCGATTCCATTACGGAACGACTCAAACGTTCGCGGCATTTCCGGATCAAGAGGCCATACGCCCCGATCTGACGGCACTAGGTAAAATCATCGGTGGAGGTTTGCCAATTGGCGCTTATGGCGGTCGAATCGAAGTGATGGAGAAGGTTGCTCCGCTAGGCCCTGCCTATCAAGCGGGGACGATGGCGGGCAATCCCGCATCGATATTGGCAGGAATTGCTTGCCTAGAAGTGTTACAAGCACCAGGCGTGTATGAAGAAATGGAACGCTTAGCCATTCGATTGGTTGATGGGCTTCAAGCATCTGCTAATCGCAATGGAGTTCCACTGACGATCAATCGGATCGCGGGGGCATTTTCCACCCACTTCTGTAATCATCCAGTTACCAACTATGACGAGTCTCAGAATACGGATGGCGAGCAGTTTGCGCGCTTCTTCCGCTTGATGCTCGATCAAGGAATCTACCTTGCACCGTCGAAATATGAGGCTTGGTTCCTGACCACTGAACATTCAGACGCAGACATCGACGTAACGCTTGCTGCTGCTGAAATCGCGTTTAGCAACTTTTAA
- a CDS encoding serine acetyltransferase: MIKIIKNAIYLRGFIGFFVFIVYRIGNIIHYKFRVPLLRQILLVLYRVLDLLIVRIVAKCELPCQCRIGINLGLPHGGNGVIISPHVVIGDHVSIYQQVTIGKNNNSEGAPIIGNHVFIGAGAKVLGNITIGDNVKIGANAVVITDVPSNSTAVGVPAKIISNN, translated from the coding sequence TTGATAAAAATCATTAAAAATGCGATTTATCTTCGAGGGTTTATTGGTTTTTTCGTATTCATCGTTTATCGAATTGGAAACATCATCCACTATAAGTTTAGGGTTCCTCTATTAAGACAGATATTGCTCGTATTGTACCGTGTACTAGATTTGTTGATTGTTAGAATTGTTGCGAAATGCGAGCTCCCCTGCCAGTGCCGAATTGGCATTAATTTGGGACTTCCGCACGGTGGCAACGGTGTAATTATTAGTCCGCATGTTGTCATAGGTGATCATGTATCTATCTATCAGCAAGTAACCATCGGCAAAAACAACAATTCTGAGGGTGCCCCTATTATTGGAAATCATGTTTTCATAGGGGCGGGAGCTAAGGTGTTAGGAAATATCACGATTGGCGACAACGTTAAAATAGGAGCTAATGCTGTAGTAATTACAGATGTCCCCTCTAATAGTACCGCCGTAGGTGTCCCAGCAAAAATTATTAGTAACAATTAA